The following coding sequences are from one Natrarchaeobaculum sulfurireducens window:
- a CDS encoding tyrosine-type recombinase/integrase, translating into MTDLDEITLVTGPSEATLNERQLVDYRSQRRDCLRWLLHFGKDPDHAEGYAFETVRARASRMDMFYRWVWETEDRYVSTPDHRHADAYLKDLAYRNTSNADKSNHQKAVQMLFKWRTHEHGIAEWTPSITFSASNSAAQPKDFFTREERGLLRDAALEYGSIPGYGDLSPSGRDRWRAYLAQRFEKPKSAVTSEDWERANGWKIPSLVATSLDTGLRPIEVARARTYWVDVDNQVLRIPKDESSKNRDNWVVSLHSRTADILHRWINERDSYLDYDETDTLWLTREGNTYRSSSLKYLLQQLCEIADIDTTNRTISWYTIRHSVGTYMTREEGLAAAQMQLRHQCEQTTMKYDQAPVEDRRDALDRMG; encoded by the coding sequence ATGACTGACTTAGACGAGATCACGTTAGTTACGGGACCGTCAGAGGCCACGCTGAACGAGCGACAGTTGGTTGACTATCGGTCACAGCGGAGAGATTGTCTTCGATGGTTACTCCATTTCGGCAAAGATCCTGATCATGCAGAGGGGTACGCTTTTGAAACTGTTCGAGCACGCGCCAGTCGCATGGACATGTTTTACCGATGGGTTTGGGAGACTGAGGATCGATACGTATCTACTCCGGACCACAGACATGCTGACGCCTATCTGAAGGATCTCGCCTATCGAAATACCAGTAATGCTGATAAATCAAACCATCAGAAAGCCGTTCAGATGCTGTTCAAATGGCGCACGCACGAGCATGGGATAGCAGAATGGACCCCATCAATCACGTTTTCAGCGTCAAATTCTGCGGCTCAACCAAAGGACTTCTTTACTCGCGAGGAACGAGGGCTGCTTCGTGATGCGGCACTTGAGTATGGGAGTATACCAGGATACGGCGATCTCTCACCATCGGGTCGTGACCGGTGGCGTGCATATCTCGCACAGCGGTTTGAGAAACCAAAATCGGCGGTGACTTCCGAAGACTGGGAGCGAGCAAACGGCTGGAAAATTCCGTCGCTCGTCGCGACAAGTTTGGATACAGGATTACGACCAATCGAAGTCGCTCGAGCGCGTACGTACTGGGTTGATGTGGACAATCAGGTGTTGCGGATTCCCAAAGATGAAAGTTCGAAAAATCGAGACAACTGGGTTGTGAGTTTACACTCACGGACTGCCGATATTCTCCACCGATGGATCAACGAGCGAGACTCGTACCTGGATTACGACGAAACAGACACACTCTGGTTAACCCGTGAAGGGAATACGTATCGGTCGTCGTCGCTCAAATATCTCCTTCAACAGCTTTGCGAAATTGCCGACATTGATACAACGAATCGGACGATTAGTTGGTACACGATTCGTCACTCCGTAGGAACGTACATGACTCGAGAAGAAGGATTGGCAGCAGCACAAATGCAACTACGGCATCAGTGCGAACAGACGACGATGAAATACGACCAAGCCCCGGTTGAAGACCGACGCGACGCCTTAGATCGAATGGGATAA
- a CDS encoding helix-turn-helix transcriptional regulator — MNRPVSIGIVVLVVVAGLFGPMVLGGAAAERGDHGSPAVSAPSTTAVTASSDDIGSGDFDTTTFDITVHENGSATWTFRYELRLDEGDGSATQENFEAFAEEFESEETGMYVQFREQAVAMVDGNDQTDREMEASTFNRSATVDGQLNSMGVVEMSFQWDGFAETDDGAVVVGDVFQDLYITDDQSIAIQPGGDLEFQRAEPEPDYVGASLSDASSIQWSGEQEFLDGQPHAVLEEPDAGSTGDSGTLSDGTIAGDSPLPWALALFVLALGLAAGAVWYRRSSGDTVGSSSTATGPTDDSKDNPGTTTRDDTDEHATADPLSDEELLTDEDRVVTLIRENGGRMKQVNIVEETGWSKSKVSMLLSDMEEDGTISKLRVGRENIISLEGFEPEATKSPFDE; from the coding sequence ATGAACCGGCCGGTTTCTATCGGAATCGTCGTCCTCGTCGTCGTTGCCGGGCTGTTCGGGCCGATGGTGCTGGGCGGCGCCGCCGCCGAACGGGGGGATCACGGGTCGCCAGCCGTAAGTGCCCCGTCGACGACTGCCGTAACTGCAAGTTCTGACGACATCGGTTCGGGTGACTTCGATACGACGACGTTCGATATCACCGTCCACGAAAACGGGAGCGCGACCTGGACGTTCAGGTACGAACTTCGACTCGACGAAGGTGACGGCTCGGCGACGCAGGAGAACTTCGAGGCGTTCGCCGAGGAGTTCGAATCCGAAGAAACCGGTATGTACGTGCAGTTTAGAGAGCAAGCAGTCGCGATGGTCGATGGGAACGATCAGACCGATCGGGAGATGGAGGCATCGACGTTCAACCGATCAGCGACCGTCGACGGACAACTCAACTCGATGGGAGTCGTCGAGATGTCGTTCCAGTGGGACGGATTCGCCGAGACCGACGATGGGGCAGTCGTCGTCGGCGATGTCTTCCAAGACCTCTACATCACTGACGATCAGTCGATCGCCATCCAACCCGGCGGCGACCTCGAGTTCCAGCGTGCAGAACCCGAACCGGACTACGTGGGCGCTTCGCTTTCGGACGCTTCCTCGATCCAGTGGAGCGGCGAACAGGAGTTCCTCGACGGCCAGCCCCACGCCGTCCTCGAGGAGCCTGATGCCGGCTCGACCGGCGACAGTGGTACGTTGTCCGACGGAACGATAGCTGGCGACAGCCCACTCCCTTGGGCGCTCGCACTCTTCGTCCTCGCACTCGGCCTCGCTGCAGGGGCCGTCTGGTACCGCCGATCTTCCGGGGACACTGTAGGCAGTTCGTCCACGGCGACCGGCCCGACCGACGACTCCAAAGACAATCCCGGGACCACCACTCGAGACGACACCGATGAGCACGCTACAGCCGACCCACTCTCCGACGAGGAACTTCTGACCGACGAAGACCGCGTCGTCACCCTTATCCGTGAGAACGGCGGCCGGATGAAGCAAGTCAACATCGTCGAAGAAACCGGCTGGTCGAAGTCGAAAGTGAGCATGTTGCTGTCGGACATGGAAGAAGACGGGACCATCAGCAAACTCCGGGTCGGCCGCGAGAACATCATCAGCCTCGAGGGGTTCGAACCGGAAGCAACGAAATCCCCATTCGACGAGTAA
- a CDS encoding MBL fold metallo-hydrolase gives MIDNLAQGVRAFTSNVYLVGGERTVIVDPGANFDVVDRIRDRVDDLDAVVLTHTHSDHVENLEAVTDAFDVDAWGYDPSIEGVDHAIEDEERIQLGDHEYVALHTPGHKDDHLCFHSADAGVLFAGDLVFQNGSFGRTDLAEGDRDTLIESIDRVLERISSDLAELHTGHGPSVTNQPYDHVELAAQMARQM, from the coding sequence ATGATCGACAATCTCGCACAGGGTGTACGAGCGTTTACGAGCAACGTCTACCTGGTCGGCGGTGAACGGACGGTCATCGTCGATCCGGGAGCCAATTTCGACGTCGTCGACCGAATCCGTGACCGCGTCGACGACCTCGACGCAGTCGTCCTCACACACACGCATTCGGACCACGTCGAGAATCTCGAGGCGGTCACAGACGCCTTCGACGTCGACGCCTGGGGTTACGATCCGTCGATCGAGGGCGTCGATCACGCGATCGAAGACGAAGAACGGATTCAGCTGGGCGATCACGAGTACGTGGCGTTACACACCCCCGGCCACAAAGACGATCACCTCTGTTTTCACTCGGCGGACGCGGGCGTCCTCTTTGCAGGCGATTTGGTCTTCCAGAACGGCAGTTTCGGCCGAACCGACCTCGCAGAAGGCGACCGAGACACGCTGATCGAGAGCATCGATCGAGTTCTCGAGCGGATCTCATCCGACCTCGCGGAGCTACACACCGGACACGGCCCGAGCGTGACGAACCAGCCCTACGATCACGTCGAACTGGCCGCACAGATGGCTCGCCAGATGTGA
- a CDS encoding DUF5827 family protein, with translation MPVPKSEFDSLPPCDFYTPKELFETDQMYTVYEIARLLQGLEADVNIDRETEDILLDWAIPWIMTNADDLVVAEPRHDDEPGYYGLKE, from the coding sequence ATGCCCGTTCCGAAATCCGAGTTCGACAGCCTCCCGCCGTGTGATTTTTACACGCCCAAGGAGCTCTTCGAGACCGACCAGATGTACACCGTCTACGAGATCGCTCGGCTCCTCCAGGGGCTCGAGGCCGACGTCAACATCGATCGGGAGACCGAGGACATCCTGCTCGACTGGGCGATCCCGTGGATCATGACCAACGCCGACGACCTCGTCGTCGCCGAGCCGCGACACGACGACGAACCCGGCTACTACGGACTGAAAGAGTAA
- the sod gene encoding superoxide dismutase has translation MTDHELPPLPYDYDALEPSISEQVVTWHHDTHHQGYVNGLNSAEETLAENRESGDFDSTPGALSSVTHNGCGHYLHTLFWENMSADGGGEPEGDLADRIEADFGSYEGWKGEFEAAAGAAGGWALLVYDPVAKQLRNVAVDKHDQGALWGSHPILACDVWEHSYYYDYGPDRGSFIEGFFDVVNWDKVEEEYQKCLGHFE, from the coding sequence ATGACTGACCACGAACTTCCACCACTTCCATACGATTACGACGCACTCGAGCCATCGATCTCCGAACAGGTCGTCACCTGGCATCACGACACCCACCACCAGGGCTACGTAAACGGCCTCAACAGTGCCGAGGAGACGCTCGCTGAGAACCGCGAGTCCGGCGACTTCGACTCGACGCCGGGCGCGCTCTCGAGTGTTACCCACAACGGCTGTGGTCACTATCTCCACACGCTGTTCTGGGAGAACATGTCCGCTGACGGCGGCGGCGAGCCAGAGGGCGACCTCGCCGACCGAATCGAGGCGGACTTTGGCTCCTACGAGGGCTGGAAGGGCGAGTTCGAGGCCGCCGCCGGCGCCGCCGGTGGCTGGGCGCTACTGGTCTACGACCCGGTCGCCAAGCAGCTCCGCAACGTCGCCGTCGACAAACACGACCAGGGCGCACTCTGGGGCTCGCACCCGATCCTCGCCTGTGACGTCTGGGAGCACTCCTACTACTACGACTACGGCCCGGACCGCGGCAGCTTCATCGAAGGCTTCTTCGACGTCGTCAACTGGGACAAAGTCGAAGAAGAGTACCAGAAGTGCCTCGGCCACTTCGAGTAA